A genomic stretch from Mycobacterium cookii includes:
- a CDS encoding TrmH family RNA methyltransferase — translation MLTERSARVVAAVKLHRQIARRRSQRFLVEGANLVEAASRRGLVREIFATDAAQQRYAGLLAGHTAHPITDRAAKALSDTVTPAGLVAVCELPSTGLADVLAGVPRLVAVGVEIGEPGNAGTLIRIADAMGAAAVVFAGHSVDPYNAKCLRASAGSIFSVPVVVEPDADAAVTALKAAGLQILATTVDGDVSLDDAQLAAPTAWLFGAEAHGLSAELAQQADTRVSIPMAGDAQSLNVAAAAAICLYQSSRAQA, via the coding sequence GTGCTCACCGAACGATCGGCCCGGGTGGTCGCGGCGGTCAAACTGCATCGGCAGATCGCCCGGCGCCGTTCGCAGCGGTTTCTGGTGGAAGGCGCCAACCTGGTCGAGGCCGCCTCGCGGCGCGGGCTGGTCCGCGAGATCTTCGCTACCGACGCGGCCCAGCAGCGGTACGCCGGCCTGCTGGCGGGTCACACCGCCCACCCGATTACCGATCGGGCTGCAAAAGCTCTGTCGGACACCGTGACTCCGGCGGGCTTGGTCGCGGTGTGCGAGCTGCCCTCGACTGGCTTGGCGGACGTGCTGGCCGGCGTGCCCCGACTGGTCGCGGTCGGCGTGGAGATCGGCGAACCGGGCAATGCGGGCACCCTGATCCGCATCGCCGACGCGATGGGCGCTGCCGCCGTGGTTTTCGCCGGACACAGCGTCGACCCGTACAACGCCAAGTGCTTGCGCGCTTCGGCGGGCAGCATCTTTTCCGTGCCGGTCGTCGTCGAGCCGGATGCAGATGCGGCCGTCACCGCGCTGAAAGCCGCCGGATTGCAGATTCTGGCCACCACTGTCGACGGCGACGTGTCGCTCGACGACGCCCAGCTTGCCGCGCCGACGGCATGGCTGTTCGGCGCCGAGGCGCACGGTCTGTCAGCCGAGCTCGCGCAACAGGCCGACACCCGGGTGAGCATTCCGATGGCAGGCGACGCGCAGAGCCTGAATGTTGCTGCGGCAGCCGCGATTTGCCTCTACCAGAGCTCGCGTGCTCAGGCCTGA
- the infC gene encoding translation initiation factor IF-3 — MSTETRVNERIRVPEVRLIGPGGEQVGIVRIEDALRVAADADLDLVEVAPNAKPPVCKIMDYGKFKYETAQKERESRKNQQQTVVKEQKLRPKIDDHDYATKRGHVIRFLEAGAKVKVTIMFRGREQSRPELGYRLLQRLGSDVADYGFVETSAKQDGRNMTMVLAPHRGAKTRARAAEQASGPASQPAPSDDAEPSPN, encoded by the coding sequence ATCAGCACTGAGACCCGTGTCAATGAACGCATCCGCGTACCTGAGGTCCGCCTGATCGGACCAGGGGGTGAGCAGGTAGGCATTGTGCGTATCGAAGACGCCCTTCGCGTCGCCGCGGATGCCGATCTCGACCTTGTCGAAGTTGCCCCGAACGCCAAACCTCCGGTCTGCAAGATCATGGACTACGGCAAGTTCAAGTACGAGACGGCGCAGAAGGAGCGCGAGTCCCGCAAGAACCAGCAGCAGACCGTCGTCAAAGAGCAGAAGCTGCGGCCCAAGATCGACGACCACGACTATGCGACCAAAAGGGGTCACGTGATCCGATTCCTGGAAGCGGGAGCGAAAGTCAAGGTGACCATCATGTTCCGTGGACGCGAGCAGTCGCGGCCCGAACTGGGTTATCGACTGCTGCAGCGCCTGGGGTCCGATGTCGCCGACTATGGATTCGTCGAGACGTCGGCCAAGCAGGACGGACGCAACATGACGATGGTGCTCGCTCCGCACCGCGGCGCGAAGACCCGCGCCCGTGCGGCCGAACAAGCCAGCGGCCCCGCGTCGCAGCCCGCCCCGAGCGACGACGCCGAGCCGTCGCCGAACTGA
- a CDS encoding M1 family metallopeptidase — protein sequence MKSTAKKAAPRKVSASAPVIDPYLPKNGNFGYRVSHYDLDLEYKVAINRLSGSVTITASTVTELTNFSLDLSDAMTVSKVLVNGKRAAHFDGRMSKLRVRLASKLAAGATMSIVVHYRGAPRPIRSLWGDVGFEELTNGALVAGQPNGAASWFPCDDHPSAKASYRIRIAADSPYRVVANGKLVSRRRRAAQTVWTYEQPEPTSTYLVTLQIGMYEAVQLATAPVPMHAALPERLRRNFDHDFARQPEMMTLFVDLFGPYPLANGYAVVVTDDALDIPLEAQGVSIFGANHCNGSRTSERLVAHELAHQWFGNSVTARQWRDIWLHEGFACYAEWLWSEHSGGPDADHWAQHYHEKLRKAPQNLVLTDPGPRNMFDDRVYKRGALTLHALRQKLGDDKFFTLLKEWTTRYSHDSVVTDDFTALAAGYCDESLAPLWDAWLYSRAVP from the coding sequence GTGAAATCAACTGCCAAAAAGGCAGCGCCCCGCAAAGTTTCAGCCAGCGCGCCGGTCATCGACCCCTACCTGCCGAAGAACGGCAACTTCGGCTACCGGGTGTCGCACTACGACCTGGACCTGGAATACAAGGTTGCTATCAACCGGCTGTCGGGATCGGTGACGATCACCGCGTCGACAGTGACCGAGTTGACGAACTTTTCCCTCGACCTGTCCGACGCGATGACGGTGTCGAAGGTGCTGGTGAACGGTAAGCGTGCGGCCCACTTCGACGGTCGGATGAGCAAATTGCGCGTCCGGTTGGCGTCGAAGCTGGCGGCCGGGGCGACGATGTCGATCGTCGTGCACTACCGCGGCGCACCGCGGCCCATCCGATCGCTGTGGGGCGACGTCGGTTTCGAGGAACTGACCAACGGCGCACTCGTCGCCGGGCAACCCAACGGCGCGGCGTCGTGGTTTCCCTGCGACGACCATCCCAGCGCCAAGGCGTCCTATCGCATCCGGATCGCTGCCGACAGCCCCTACCGGGTGGTCGCCAACGGCAAGCTGGTGTCGCGGCGGCGGCGCGCCGCGCAAACCGTGTGGACCTACGAACAACCCGAACCGACGTCGACCTATCTGGTCACCCTGCAGATCGGGATGTACGAGGCGGTGCAGCTGGCGACCGCACCGGTGCCGATGCACGCCGCGCTGCCGGAGCGGCTGCGACGCAACTTCGACCATGACTTCGCTCGTCAGCCGGAGATGATGACGCTGTTCGTCGACCTGTTCGGCCCGTATCCGCTCGCGAACGGTTACGCCGTCGTCGTCACCGACGACGCGCTGGACATTCCTCTTGAAGCGCAAGGGGTTTCGATCTTCGGGGCCAACCATTGCAACGGCTCGCGGACCAGTGAACGCCTCGTCGCCCATGAGCTCGCCCACCAGTGGTTCGGCAACTCGGTGACGGCACGGCAGTGGCGAGACATCTGGCTGCACGAGGGATTCGCCTGCTATGCAGAGTGGTTGTGGTCGGAGCACAGCGGCGGGCCCGACGCCGACCACTGGGCTCAGCACTACCACGAGAAGCTGCGCAAAGCGCCACAGAATCTGGTGCTGACCGATCCCGGGCCGCGCAACATGTTCGACGACCGCGTCTACAAACGCGGCGCACTGACCCTGCACGCGCTGCGGCAGAAACTGGGCGACGACAAATTTTTTACGCTGCTCAAGGAGTGGACGACGCGCTACAGCCACGACAGCGTTGTCACCGACGATTTCACCGCGCTTGCCGCGGGGTATTGCGACGAGTCGCTGGCACCGCTGTGGGACGCCTGGCTGTACTCGCGCGCCGTGCCTTAA
- the rplT gene encoding 50S ribosomal protein L20 produces the protein MARVKRAVNAQKKRRTILKASKGYRGQRSRLYRKAKEQQLHSLTYAYRDRRARKGEFRKLWISRINAAARANDITYNRLIQGLKAAGVEVDRKNLAEIAISDPAAFTSLVEVARAALPDDVNAPSGEAA, from the coding sequence ATGGCACGCGTAAAGCGGGCAGTCAACGCCCAAAAGAAGCGCCGCACCATCCTGAAGGCTTCCAAGGGCTATCGCGGCCAGCGGTCCCGGCTCTACCGCAAAGCCAAAGAGCAGCAACTGCATTCACTGACCTACGCCTACCGCGACCGTCGCGCGCGCAAGGGTGAGTTCCGCAAGTTGTGGATCTCGCGGATCAACGCGGCGGCCCGCGCCAACGACATCACCTACAACCGGCTGATCCAGGGCCTCAAGGCGGCCGGCGTCGAGGTCGACCGCAAGAACCTCGCCGAAATCGCGATCAGCGACCCCGCGGCGTTCACCTCGCTGGTCGAGGTTGCCCGCGCCGCATTGCCCGACGACGTGAACGCGCCGTCCGGAGAGGCCGCCTAA
- the lysX gene encoding bifunctional lysylphosphatidylglycerol synthetase/lysine--tRNA ligase LysX has protein sequence MTLTASRPLSRSNSRLRWVPAAAGWTVGVIATLSLIASVSPVIRWVIREPREFINDYIFNFPDTSFAWSFVLALLAGALTARKRIAWWVLVLNLLIAAGLNVAGLAADHVSPARAFGETLGLGLHLAALVVLGLAYREFWAKVRQGALFKAAGVLVAGWAVGIALSWTLIEMFPRSLAVDDRLFYVVNRVVGFALVASASFSGRPPIFLNALFGLFSAMALIAAAIVLFQSQRAENALTGEDESAIRGLLELWGKNDSLGYFATRRDKSVVFAPSGRAAITYRVELGVCLASGDPIGDPRAWRQAIDAWLALCQSYGWTPGNMGASSTGAKAFREAGLNALELGDEAILYTSQFGLSGREMRGVRQAVTRARRAGLTVRIRRHHDIEPAEMAQVTARADAWRDTESERGFSMALGRLGDPADGDCLLVEAISRDETVVAMLSLVPWGRNGVSLDLMRRSPESPNGTIELMVSELALHAERIGISRISLNFAMFRSAFEQGAQLGAGPVARLWRGFLLFFSRWWQLETLYRSNMKYQPDWVPRFACYEDARMIPRVGVASSVAEGFLVLPFARRDEHHTGHHPAVPPTLLATGLLQHDGSAPDVSALQEADFGDSDDRDRRLPEQMRVRLSKLKTLQDNGVDAYPVGRPPSHTVAEALGIDDQTTVSVSGRVLRIRDFGGVLFAQLRDWSAEVQLLLENSILEHSRTADFTKAIDLGDLIEVTGRMGFSKTGTPSLIVRNWRLIGKCLRPLPNKWKGLTDPEARVRSRYVDLAVNAESRELVTARSGVVRAIRDTLNAKGFLEVETPILQQVHGGATARPFMTHINSYDLDLYLRIAPELYLKRLCVGGLERVFELGRAFRNEGVDFSHNPEFTLLEAYQAHADYKTWIDGCRELIQNAAQAANGSQVVMRPSDDGSLKSVDISGAWPVVTVHDAVSEALGEHVDAQTSLTKLRKLSDAAQIPYLARWDAGAVVLELYEHLVETRTEKPTFYIDFPLSVSPLTRPHRSKPGVAERWDLVAWGIELGTAYSELTDPVEQRRRLEEQSLLAAGGELEAMELDEDFLQAMEYAMPPTGGMGMGVDRVVMLITGRSIRETLPFPLAKPR, from the coding sequence GTGACCCTCACTGCGTCCCGCCCGCTCAGCCGGTCGAATTCCCGGCTTCGCTGGGTGCCCGCAGCTGCCGGCTGGACCGTCGGCGTCATCGCCACGCTGTCGCTGATTGCCAGCGTGTCGCCGGTGATCCGGTGGGTCATCAGGGAGCCTCGCGAGTTCATCAACGACTACATCTTCAACTTCCCGGACACCAGCTTCGCGTGGTCGTTCGTGCTGGCGTTGCTCGCGGGCGCGCTCACCGCGCGCAAACGCATCGCCTGGTGGGTGCTCGTCCTCAACCTGCTGATCGCCGCCGGACTGAACGTCGCGGGCCTGGCGGCGGACCACGTCAGCCCGGCAAGGGCCTTCGGCGAGACGCTCGGACTCGGCCTGCATCTGGCCGCGCTGGTCGTGCTGGGACTGGCCTACCGGGAATTCTGGGCCAAGGTCCGCCAGGGGGCGCTGTTCAAGGCTGCCGGGGTGCTGGTGGCCGGGTGGGCGGTCGGCATCGCGCTGTCGTGGACGTTGATCGAGATGTTCCCCCGCTCCCTGGCCGTCGACGACCGGCTGTTCTACGTGGTGAACCGGGTCGTCGGATTCGCCCTCGTCGCGTCGGCGTCGTTCAGTGGCCGGCCACCGATCTTCCTCAACGCGCTGTTTGGTCTGTTCAGCGCGATGGCGTTGATCGCCGCCGCGATCGTGCTGTTCCAGTCGCAACGGGCGGAGAACGCGCTCACCGGTGAGGACGAGTCCGCGATCCGCGGGCTGCTGGAGTTGTGGGGCAAGAACGACTCGCTGGGTTACTTCGCGACTCGGCGCGACAAGTCGGTGGTTTTCGCGCCGAGTGGCCGCGCGGCGATCACCTACCGCGTCGAGCTGGGTGTGTGCCTGGCCAGTGGCGATCCGATCGGTGATCCGCGGGCCTGGCGCCAAGCCATCGACGCGTGGCTGGCGCTGTGTCAGTCCTACGGCTGGACGCCGGGCAACATGGGGGCAAGTTCGACAGGGGCCAAGGCATTTCGCGAGGCCGGCCTGAACGCGCTCGAACTCGGTGACGAGGCGATTCTGTATACGTCCCAGTTCGGGCTGTCCGGTCGGGAAATGCGCGGGGTACGCCAGGCGGTGACGCGGGCACGTCGCGCCGGCCTGACGGTGCGCATCCGCCGGCATCATGACATCGAGCCCGCCGAGATGGCGCAGGTGACAGCACGGGCGGATGCCTGGCGGGACACCGAGTCCGAGCGTGGTTTCTCGATGGCGCTGGGCCGGCTGGGCGATCCGGCAGACGGTGACTGCCTGCTGGTCGAAGCCATTTCCCGCGACGAGACGGTGGTCGCGATGTTGTCGTTGGTGCCCTGGGGGCGCAACGGCGTTTCGTTGGACCTCATGCGTCGCTCGCCGGAGTCCCCCAACGGCACCATCGAGCTGATGGTCAGCGAACTCGCGCTGCACGCCGAACGCATCGGCATCAGTCGAATCTCGTTGAACTTCGCCATGTTCCGGTCCGCGTTCGAGCAGGGCGCCCAGCTGGGTGCCGGTCCGGTGGCGCGGCTGTGGCGCGGCTTCCTGTTGTTCTTCTCGCGCTGGTGGCAGCTGGAGACGCTGTACCGCTCGAACATGAAGTATCAGCCCGATTGGGTGCCGCGCTTCGCCTGTTACGAGGACGCCCGGATGATCCCGCGAGTGGGCGTCGCGTCGTCCGTCGCCGAGGGCTTTTTGGTATTGCCGTTCGCCCGTCGCGACGAACACCACACCGGCCACCACCCGGCGGTGCCGCCGACACTGCTGGCGACCGGGCTGCTGCAGCACGACGGCTCGGCACCGGACGTGTCGGCGTTGCAGGAGGCGGACTTCGGCGACAGCGACGACCGCGACCGCCGCCTGCCAGAACAGATGCGCGTTCGGCTGTCCAAGCTGAAGACGCTGCAAGACAATGGTGTTGACGCCTATCCGGTGGGCCGGCCACCCAGCCATACGGTCGCCGAGGCGCTCGGCATCGACGACCAGACGACGGTGTCGGTGTCCGGACGGGTGCTGCGGATTCGGGACTTCGGCGGCGTGCTTTTCGCGCAGTTGCGTGACTGGTCAGCCGAAGTCCAACTGCTGCTGGAGAATTCAATCCTGGAGCACAGCCGGACCGCTGACTTCACCAAGGCCATCGATCTCGGCGACCTGATCGAGGTGACCGGACGGATGGGATTCAGCAAGACCGGCACCCCGTCGCTGATCGTGCGCAACTGGCGACTGATCGGCAAATGCCTGCGCCCACTGCCGAACAAGTGGAAAGGCTTGACCGACCCCGAAGCACGCGTGCGCAGCCGCTACGTCGACCTGGCGGTCAACGCCGAATCACGCGAGCTGGTGACGGCCCGCAGCGGCGTGGTGCGGGCCATCCGGGATACGTTGAACGCCAAGGGTTTTCTCGAGGTGGAAACCCCAATCCTGCAGCAGGTGCACGGCGGCGCCACCGCCCGCCCGTTCATGACCCACATCAACAGCTACGACCTCGACTTGTACTTACGGATCGCACCCGAGCTGTACCTCAAGCGGCTCTGCGTCGGTGGACTCGAGCGGGTATTCGAACTCGGCCGGGCTTTTCGCAACGAAGGTGTCGACTTCAGCCACAACCCGGAATTCACGCTCCTGGAGGCATATCAGGCGCACGCCGACTACAAGACCTGGATCGACGGCTGCCGGGAGTTGATTCAGAACGCCGCCCAGGCCGCCAACGGCTCTCAGGTGGTGATGCGGCCATCCGACGACGGCTCCCTGAAGTCGGTGGACATCTCCGGTGCCTGGCCGGTGGTGACGGTGCACGACGCGGTGTCCGAAGCACTCGGCGAGCACGTCGACGCCCAGACCAGCCTGACCAAGCTCCGCAAGCTGTCCGACGCCGCGCAAATCCCCTACCTGGCGCGGTGGGATGCCGGCGCCGTGGTCCTGGAGCTCTACGAGCACCTGGTCGAGACCCGGACCGAGAAACCGACGTTCTACATCGACTTCCCGCTGTCGGTATCGCCGCTGACCCGGCCGCATCGCAGCAAGCCCGGCGTCGCCGAACGCTGGGATCTGGTGGCCTGGGGTATCGAGCTGGGCACCGCCTACAGCGAGCTGACCGATCCCGTCGAGCAGCGCCGGCGCCTCGAAGAGCAGTCCCTGCTGGCCGCCGGTGGTGAACTGGAAGCGATGGAACTCGACGAGGACTTCCTGCAGGCGATGGAATACGCGATGCCGCCGACCGGCGGCATGGGGATGGGCGTCGACCGCGTCGTCATGCTCATCACCGGCCGCAGCATCCGCGAGACGCTGCCGTTCCCGCTGGCGAAACCGCGCTGA
- a CDS encoding rhomboid-like protein, translated as MIMRTLSRLSRVRITLGYAALLVAVSVALVELGPRVRARVIAQSSTNLHNLAHGHLGTLLGSAFITDAGPMYFWLPCLVCLLALAELIWRSGRLAVVFVTGHIGATLLVACGLTAAIKLHWLPLSISRASDVGVSYGAVAVLGALTAAIPSRWRPAWIGWWVPVGLAAAALGEDFTDVGHTVALILGLLVSTQLTGPAHWTRVRYALLAVSSMFGFLMLAHGTWSMAGAAAAGAVGALMAELVARSRETRRQPAPTTLVPEPALNG; from the coding sequence ATGATAATGCGGACCTTGTCGCGGCTGTCGCGCGTACGGATCACCCTGGGCTATGCGGCCCTGTTGGTGGCCGTCAGCGTGGCCCTCGTCGAGCTCGGCCCGCGGGTCCGCGCCCGGGTCATCGCGCAGTCGAGCACCAACTTGCACAACCTCGCGCACGGCCACCTGGGCACCCTGCTCGGCAGCGCGTTCATCACCGACGCCGGTCCGATGTACTTCTGGCTGCCGTGCCTGGTGTGCCTGCTCGCCCTGGCCGAGCTGATCTGGCGTAGCGGTCGGCTGGCGGTCGTGTTCGTCACCGGCCATATCGGCGCGACGCTGTTGGTGGCGTGCGGCCTGACCGCGGCGATCAAGCTGCACTGGCTGCCGCTGTCGATCTCTCGGGCCAGCGACGTCGGGGTGAGCTACGGCGCCGTGGCGGTGCTGGGTGCGCTGACGGCCGCGATTCCGTCCCGCTGGCGGCCGGCGTGGATCGGCTGGTGGGTGCCGGTCGGCCTGGCGGCCGCCGCACTCGGCGAAGATTTCACCGACGTCGGTCACACCGTCGCGCTGATACTCGGCTTGCTGGTCTCTACCCAGTTGACCGGCCCGGCCCACTGGACGCGGGTGCGCTACGCGCTGCTCGCGGTCTCCTCGATGTTCGGATTCCTGATGCTGGCGCACGGCACCTGGTCCATGGCGGGCGCCGCTGCTGCCGGCGCCGTGGGCGCGCTGATGGCTGAGCTGGTCGCTCGCTCGCGCGAGACACGTCGACAGCCGGCACCGACCACGCTGGTGCCGGAGCCCGCACTCAACGGCTGA
- a CDS encoding oxygenase MpaB family protein, producing the protein MTVTTVPAQSPHTSPSGDRVEHAHAEPHPLGPDSLTWKYFGDLRTGMMGIWIGAIQNMYPELGAGVEQHSILLREPLQRVARSVYPIMGVVYDGSRAAETGAQIKQYHHTIKGVDSTGRRYHALNPETFYWAHATFFMLVIKVAEYFCGGLTEAEKRQLFDEHVQWYRMYGMSMRPVPASWEDFQEYWERVCRDELEINQATLDIFQIRIPKPKFVLMPTPVWDQLFKPLVAGQRWLAAGLFEPSVREKAGMRWTPGDEVVLRLFGKMVELAFLAVPDEIRLHPRALAAYRRAEGRDARDAPLIEAPRFTAPPSDRRGLPMHYFPPRKSIIERAGSLVHTTFSLAGLRSAWGPKKAA; encoded by the coding sequence ATGACAGTGACGACGGTGCCAGCGCAGTCGCCGCACACTTCGCCTTCGGGTGACCGGGTCGAGCACGCCCACGCCGAGCCGCACCCGCTGGGCCCGGATTCACTGACGTGGAAGTATTTCGGCGACCTGCGCACCGGGATGATGGGCATCTGGATCGGCGCGATCCAGAACATGTATCCGGAGTTGGGGGCCGGGGTCGAGCAACATTCGATCCTGTTGCGTGAACCGCTGCAGCGGGTGGCGCGCTCGGTGTATCCGATCATGGGCGTCGTCTACGACGGCAGCAGAGCCGCTGAGACCGGCGCGCAGATCAAGCAGTACCACCACACCATCAAGGGTGTCGACAGCACCGGCCGCCGCTACCACGCGCTGAACCCCGAGACGTTCTACTGGGCGCACGCGACGTTCTTCATGCTGGTGATCAAGGTGGCCGAATATTTCTGCGGCGGCCTGACCGAAGCCGAAAAGCGGCAACTGTTTGACGAACACGTGCAGTGGTACCGGATGTACGGGATGAGCATGCGGCCGGTTCCCGCGTCGTGGGAGGACTTCCAGGAGTACTGGGAACGGGTCTGCCGCGACGAGCTGGAAATCAATCAGGCCACCCTGGACATCTTCCAAATACGGATCCCCAAGCCGAAATTCGTGCTGATGCCCACCCCGGTGTGGGACCAGCTGTTCAAACCGCTTGTGGCCGGCCAGCGTTGGCTGGCCGCCGGACTGTTCGAACCTTCGGTGCGCGAAAAGGCCGGTATGCGTTGGACTCCGGGCGACGAAGTGGTCTTGCGGTTGTTCGGCAAGATGGTGGAGTTGGCGTTCTTGGCGGTGCCTGACGAGATCCGCTTGCACCCGCGTGCACTGGCCGCGTATCGCCGCGCCGAAGGGCGGGACGCCAGGGACGCTCCGCTGATCGAGGCGCCGAGGTTCACCGCGCCGCCATCGGATCGCCGCGGCCTGCCGATGCATTACTTCCCGCCACGCAAGTCCATCATCGAGCGCGCCGGCTCGCTGGTGCACACCACGTTCTCGCTGGCCGGGCTGCGATCCGCCTGGGGCCCCAAAAAAGCCGCGTAA
- a CDS encoding adenylate/guanylate cyclase domain-containing protein: MRSVADWLRTTNQSPGLIGLVRKARRALPGDPDFGDPLSMAGEGGPRAAARAAGRLLGERGGASREVGLGALQMWQALTEVVSRRPANPEVTLVFTDLVNFSTWSLHAGDEATLKLLRQVARAIEPPLLDAGGHIVKRMGDGTMAVFSDPLVAVRAVLEAKRALKSVEVDGYKPRMRVGIHTGRPQRLAADWLGVDVNIAARVMERATRGGVMVSGVTLDCLKQEDLDTLGVAAKRVHRPVFAAKPAGLPADLTIYRLKPARETVRDVSGLDSSEDDDPQA, from the coding sequence TTGCGCAGCGTGGCGGACTGGTTGCGCACCACCAACCAGAGCCCCGGGCTGATCGGGCTGGTACGCAAAGCCCGCCGTGCCCTGCCCGGCGATCCCGACTTCGGCGACCCGCTGTCGATGGCCGGTGAGGGCGGTCCGCGTGCCGCCGCCCGTGCGGCCGGTCGCCTGCTGGGCGAACGGGGCGGAGCGTCCCGCGAGGTCGGACTCGGCGCGCTGCAAATGTGGCAGGCGTTGACCGAAGTGGTCTCCCGTCGCCCGGCGAACCCGGAAGTCACGCTCGTGTTCACCGACCTGGTGAACTTTTCGACCTGGTCATTGCACGCCGGTGACGAGGCCACACTCAAGCTCTTGCGTCAGGTGGCACGCGCCATCGAGCCGCCGCTGCTGGACGCCGGCGGCCACATCGTCAAGCGGATGGGCGACGGCACCATGGCGGTGTTCTCCGACCCGCTGGTCGCGGTACGCGCGGTTCTGGAGGCCAAGCGGGCGCTGAAATCCGTGGAGGTCGACGGCTACAAGCCGCGAATGCGGGTGGGGATCCACACCGGGCGGCCGCAGCGGTTGGCCGCCGACTGGCTCGGCGTGGACGTCAACATCGCCGCGCGGGTGATGGAGCGGGCCACCCGCGGCGGAGTGATGGTGTCCGGCGTCACACTGGACTGCCTCAAACAGGAGGATTTGGACACACTGGGAGTGGCCGCCAAGCGGGTGCACCGCCCGGTTTTCGCAGCTAAACCCGCAGGTCTGCCGGCCGATTTGACCATTTATCGGCTCAAGCCGGCCCGCGAAACTGTCAGGGATGTCTCAGGTCTGGACAGTTCGGAAGACGACGACCCGCAGGCATAG
- the rpmI gene encoding 50S ribosomal protein L35, translated as MPKTKTHSGASKRFRRTGTGKIVRQKANRRHLLEHKPTKRTRRLDGRTVVAANDTKRVTKMLNG; from the coding sequence ATGCCGAAGACCAAGACCCACAGCGGAGCGTCGAAGCGATTCCGCCGCACCGGAACCGGAAAGATCGTGCGCCAGAAGGCCAATCGCCGCCACCTGCTCGAGCACAAGCCGACCAAGCGGACACGCCGGCTGGATGGACGAACCGTCGTGGCGGCCAATGACACCAAGCGCGTCACCAAAATGCTGAACGGCTGA